Part of the Ignavibacteria bacterium genome is shown below.
TCCTCGGAAGGAATTTCTTCACCATGAGCGATAAGACTTTCGATATATAATTCAATTGCTTCTTTAGCCATTTTCAATGCCTCGTCAATTGTCTCGCCATAAGTTACACAACCAGGCAAAGTTGGGACTGTGATTGTAAAGCCGCCTTCAGGTTCTTTTCTTAATAGGATTCTATAATTTAAGATTTTCATTTTATAACTCTTCAAAATACTCGTTGTCAAAATAGGTTATTTTGTTAAGTCTTTCAAGCGAGCAAATGAATTACGGTTTATAGTTGAGAATTTATCTGCCGAACAGAATAAAATGCAATCAAAGCTTTTTGCTTGTACACAGATTTCTACTTCCATTCCGTTACGGTTATATTTTTAATAATTTTTTTCCTTAAAACTCAATATTACAAACTCACTTGATAAGAGCGTCCCAGCAGATGGAGAATTCTAAAATCGATTCATGC
Proteins encoded:
- a CDS encoding type II toxin-antitoxin system HicB family antitoxin; the protein is MKILNYRILLRKEPEGGFTITVPTLPGCVTYGETIDEALKMAKEAIELYIESLIAHGEEIPSEDNTFEYTLSVEANVKA